The following nucleotide sequence is from Oncorhynchus clarkii lewisi isolate Uvic-CL-2024 chromosome 6, UVic_Ocla_1.0, whole genome shotgun sequence.
AGGGGCCACAGTCAGAGGAGGGCGGCAGGGTCATTATGGTGTAAACCACTGGCAGAAGGCTGAGGAAGAGCACCAGGAGGAGGAGGCCCATGTAGAAGTTGTTGGATTTGGAGGCCTTGAAGACCCTCTCATGGGGAACGTTACAGCTCATCACGGCCCAGCACTGGTAGTACATCGAGGAGAGGAGACGCAGGACGTTCAGCCCTACCAGGCCAGGTGCGTAGAACGCACCCATCCTgaaacaaacacagaaacagaaataTGTGATAAACACAACTTACAGGTTGATTGGAAATGTGTTGATAGTTTATGTGATGTCTCATATTTACTCACCAAATCATTCCTTGATTGAAGATTAATCCAAGCACGTTGCCGCTGATGTCAAACTCTCCATAAGACGGCTAGAATCACATATAAATATTTGAAATGGTGCAATgcatgagataaataatgtaaacATAATTCTGTTCATtgtcccccctttctctctccctctttctctctctcagtaattaACTTCCTAGGGCAGTGTCCTGTGTCTTGGTGAATGCGAAGGATCACCTATCGTGCCAGATGTTGCTGTGTGGTATCAAGTTTACTTGTTCTCACACATACAATAAGCAAAGATAAAACAAAGTAAAGAGCAATATAGTAGTGCTGGATTGTATTGATAGTGAGTAAGTATACCTTGTTACCATACTACCATACATGTTATTACCACTTTATCCCATACTGTAATGTAAAGTGCTACCAAAATGTCTTACGATagaatgggaacacacacacagtagaacagtagttatGTTATTCTTCAGAAGCCTAGCACGTACAAATCCAGCCTCCAGGTCCCAGCACCAACAGTAGTTGAGGAAACGCACAATCACGGCTCGCACAAAGTCACCAATGAGGATGGTCAGATATGTCACCTGGATGTCAGAGACGGTGAGCTTCACAAACTCCTAGAGGGCAGCACAGAAGGGAAACTAAACATGAAACGCCCAGCAGGTCACACAGCCTCAGTCTCATCACTGATGCACAATGACAGAAACTTTATGGGCTGCCAAGGTCAGGTGGAGGAAAACCCAGGAGGaacaacaaaataataaaaaacggTGGTCTGCTATGTTTAGTAATAAAGGGAAAACGGAGGAAGAACGCGGGTAATCCTCACTATGCCAACGTCGGTCTCCCAGCACGGCCCTCTGATGACATCAGCAGGAGGGATCTCCGGAGGGGGGatgtcagtagtgttgtggaagGTGCTGTAGTTGGCATAGTACTCCTTCAGACCCCAGATAGTGGCATTCTTAATATACTTCTCCTGTTCCAACTGTACACATGTTAACACACAAAGACAGGTTCAGTAAGTAAGTAAAATATAAGTGAGTAAGTAAAATATACATTCATACAATATgtacggaacacacacacacacacacacacacacacacacacacacacacacacacaggtgaataaacacacaaacatgcatttGCAGGTACATAACACTGACACATTGTCTGGTACCTTTTCATTGACATCATCAAACAGGGCGAACAGGAAGGTGTAGAGGTTCCCAAGGAACAGGGCAAAGATGCGGCCCAGCTGCCACTTGAGGGCGATACGAGGGTGGTACTCCTCCAGCTCAGCGATAGTCTCAAAGAGAGGGGGGCACACCAGCCCCAGCAGTGACATCACAACCTCCACCTGGAAAACAAAACACAACCAATCACCAGGATGAAGACTAAAAAAATACTTTAATGAATAACCATTAAATACTGAACATACTATTATTAAATTAGTATTTCTTTATAAAGATGTATTAGCATTTATAAGCATTATAAGCATTACATTCATAAACATGTATAACATGTATCATATAATTTATAAACATGTAATAATTTTTAGTGGCTTACTCATGAAAGTTAAGTGTAACCCAAGTGTGGTatgatatatatattgtataaatGTTTGACTGTCATGACAACCCAGATAATAGCACAACAACCTACAACTGAAGAAAACAGGACAAACACCAAATGTACATTTCTGGCTCACTCCTTTTGACTAGATGTACCATAGCACAGCATGTATCTGATCATAACAACTCAACCTGCCTCATTCTTTTCATACCAGGAGAGCGTATTCTGATCTAGTTTTGCAAAGTCCTGAGACCTCTTGACCACAAAATAGATGAGGAAGCCACTGCCCCCCAGGCTGCAGAGAATGAAAAGATTGGCTAGAACCCGCAGGAACCTCCGCAAGTGGATGTTCTCATCCTTCTGGTTCTCCTGTTCGTCTACTATGGATTCCTACCGAGAACAGTCGATTAGTGAGAAACACAGTAGATACTATGGATGAAGATAGTAAGTGTCTAGGCCCGTACATGTAGTACATTTTTACATGTATATGATTCTTGGGAGATTGAAGATTTTTAAAGATAAGAGATATGGATATTTGTAGAACAAAGTTATGCATAAACAACAGTTTATTGTGCCAAGCTAGTGGTAGGTCGGTCTATTAGCTATGGATAGGCCTAAGTGTTAGCTGCTGCTGTGTTTACCTTAaagctggtggtgatggaggcataCTTGTTGTCAGCTGTCTCTGGGTTCCCAATGAGGTAATCCCAGCTGGTGAACATCTTAAAGGTGAATGTAAACTGTCCATCGTCCCCACCATCTCCTCCCTCATCCGAGTTACGGGCCATCCTGGGGGGGAGGGTTGCTGGCATCAATATTTCGgatactgtttgtgtgtatgtggatTAGTATGTATTTACtgtgtgcatatgtgtatgttcacgtgtgtgtgtttaacccaCGTTCTAATGACCACCATCAGGCTGCAGCCGAAGATGCCAACACCGACCAGTAGGTAGGACAGTGGCAGTCTGAACTGGAGGAGTCCGATGGTGCGTTCGTCATTATAGTAgccatagaacagaacagagtactTGCAGTAGCCCTGGTGAAATTAAGAAAAATAATCATGTTCATATGCAAGTCATTCATCTGAAATTAAGCTGACAGTGACAAGTACAATTGATGTACTGAAAATGTGTAACACTTAAAGGACCCACCCATAAGTTGCAGCCACTATTTCGATGCCATTTCCTGCCCGAAGAATGATGAAGGCTACTTACACATATTCACAAATTTAAATATACATATTCAATGAAATGATAGGCTACAATAGCTTTGCTCATAATCATTCATGCCGCAAATGACATGTAACATGTAACTAACTATAAGTTCCTTGAATTTTCTTTTGCTGGTTCCTTTGCATTATCTGAATAGACACGTGTGGGTTCTAGCTATCATTACACCAATCAAAGCATTAATCTTTAGGAGAGGGGgggcgaagacatcaaaactatgaaataatacatatggaatcatgtagtaaccaaaaaagtgttaaacaaatcaaaatatattttagattttagattgttcaaagtagccacgcttgGCCTTCATGAcaacttttcacactcttggcattctctcaaccagcttcacctggaatgatttttcaACCGTCTtaaaggagttctcacatatgctgagcacttgttggctgcttttccttcactctgcggtccaactcatcccaaaccatctcaattgggttgaggtcaggtgattgtggaggccaggtcatctgacacaacactccatcactctccttcttgctcaaagagcccttacacatcctggaggtgtgttggtcattgtcctgttgaaaaataaatgatagtcccattaagcacaaaccagatgggatggcgtattattgcagaatgctgttgtagccatgctggttaagtgtgccttgaattctaaataaatcactgacaacatcaccagaaaagcacccccacaccatcacaccacctcctccatgcttcatggtgggaaccacacatgcggagatcatccgttcacctactctgcgtctcacaaagacacggcagttggaaccaaaaatatcaaatttggactcatcagaccaaaggacacatttccaccggtctaatgtccattgttcatgtttgttggcccaagcaagtctcttcttcttgttggtgtccgTTAGTAGtggttctttgcagcaattcgaccatgaaggcctgattcattcagtctcatctgaacagttgatgttgagatgtgtctgttacttgaactctttgaagcatttatttgggctgcaatctgaggtgctgttaactctaatgaacttatcctctgcagcagaggtaactctgggtcttcctttcctttggcggtcctcatgagagacagttttataatagctcttgatggtttttgcaactgcacatgaagaaactttaaaagttcttgaaaaaTTCCGGATtgaatgaccttcatgtcttaaagtaatgatggactgtcatttctctttgcttatttgagctgttcttgccataatatgaacttggtattttaccaaatagggctatcttctgtataccaccctagcttgtaacaacacaactgattggctgaaatgcattaagatggaaagaaattccacaaattaacttttaacaaggcacacctgaaatgcatgaagctggttgagaaaatgccaagtgtgtgcaaagctgtcatcaaggcattgggtggctactttgaataataactaatatcaaatatattttgatttgtttaaaacatttttggttactacatgattccatatgtgttatttcatagttttgatggcttcactatttttctaaaatgtagaaaattgtaaaaaaaataatgaaaatccttgaatgagtaggtgtttccaaacatttgactggttctgtatatataACCATTTTATAAatggtattatatatatatatatttgttttgttttgttgtttataTAGACCACCAAAGAAAAGTGAAAATGGACAAATTATTCAATGGATTATGATAATTTTCTGaaaaaagattttaaaaagtaGACTTGCAAAAACACACATTTGCACCGCCTATTTTAATTTGCTCCATGGCTCAGGCAGCCAAGTGGACACAAGGCTGTTTGGCTCAGCTCAGTCGCGAAGAGGAATAACTTTGCAGCTGTTTCTGATGAATAAATAATGCCACgctggtgggtggtaacattCAAGTAAAACCCAGCCCTGAAACTAAACATAGGCTGAAAATAATTTGATTGTCATATAGGATCCGAAGTTGGCAGTTCGGATTTGTCACTTCAAGCCTGAATATATAATACTTTGAATAAAACGATGGCTTATTGACTTAAATCGCTGTGCAACATCATGGGTAAGTTCTGGCCATCGTCTTTCAGCTTGAAACAGTGTATTTCTACCGGTGTGGGTGTTTAATTACAATGCAGGTACAATGCAATATGATGATGTTATTAATGAACATGTATGACCCCTAATGTCTTAAAATCTACTTTTTACCCTTTTTTTACCAGTAATTTAAAAGTACTGTATGACATCACATTTTATGTATGTTTGTTTCATATGTACAATCATATGAAGTAAACCTGAACCTTAAGTAAACTTAACAAGGTGCTTAAATATGGCATCACTCCAAAGATCCTCACTCCAAAATCAAGGAGGACGGAGTAGTCCATGGCTTTGGCCTGCTGCGCTCTGGGAACAGTTTTCCTGGGTATAGACCCATACGGAAGACCCATCATCACCTCCGGacagaaagaaaagaaaaatgaAACGGAAGTGGGGAAAAGACTGTAAGAATGAGACAGTGAGTCCCTCCTACGATATCTCTCCATATGCTGACCAAATGAACTGCAAATATTTTGCAAGACAATGGACTATGTGCTTAAGGTAAAAAGCTGCTCACCTCTGGGAGAACAACAAGACCAAACATTAACCCAAACAGGACCAGGTTTAGACCGTACATCCACCGCAAGAAGATGAAGTAGGAAGCCACAGATGACCCAAAGTGACCTGAGGGTTAGAGTTCAAACTCCAAAGTTACATAATGAATAGATAGAACTACATTACATGAACAAGACAGAAACTCATAGCTTTAAATAATGGTACCCACTCTCAACCTCTTTAATCTTTCTTTCCCATGGAATACAGGCTGTTTTGAAATTGTCAAAGTCACGGTTGAACTTGATCATTTTCTGAAACAGAAAAGGTTAAGAGagaatatttgaaaataaaagtTTATCACAGACGTACTGTGTAGTTCCTGATAAGAAAAAATCATGAAGATTATGTTGCACTTATGATTTAACCCTTAGCATACAATTTCTGTGCTCCAGCGGAAATCAaattaacataataaaaaaaatccccatctctttaagctagagatatcagtttttgcatgggctgcgtctcaatccccCACATCTGCCGATATAACCGTTCCGCATCTtcagtgaaaggtggcagagatAGAGTGGTGTTTGTTAGACCATGTGACATCCCGAAACTTCAAAACATACTTCCTTTCGATAATGTTTTTTCAATGTTTCATCCAATACATACATATATTTgtaattaaaaaaacaaataaatagctAAATGATTGTTGGTataaccatcttaaaacaattccatatgttagtgTAGACCCCCATCCCCGTCCCCTgatttagacagggcttagactctagAGGGTTAAATGTGTATTTTACATGCCATATCAAATAACATCAAACATcaaatgtagaccttacagtacaattacttacaagcccttaaccaacaatgtagttttaagaaaaataagtgttaagtaaataATAGATACGTAAAAAACTAAATagaaaataattaaagagcagcagtaaaataacagtagcgaggctatatacaaggggtactggtacagagtcaacgtgctggggcacaggttagtcgaggtaattgaggtaattatgtacatgtaagtaaagttaaagtgactatgcatagataataaacagaga
It contains:
- the LOC139412315 gene encoding transmembrane channel-like protein 2-B, with the protein product MPPRKKTDIAIKMEEVGMDIDGELDSGREDEVRWRDRNRKVKLSPRKKAKVQDSEEEDEEEEDEAQRKRAHKKKAKVQDSEEEDEEEEKSIKRKGPKAAGRNKKAVKQVSEEESEEEERGKKRKGRKLTSKNQKEGQNKEKKSDAKGKSDAKGKGVKDKGNEKDKKKKNAKYSSSSSSGESGDEDSLSEGEIAAQKEEVEEKKKLIATLRNKPWRMKRRLKLLKECQAFVEKFEGALGKGKGRKLYAYKVIMAKKMIKFNRDFDNFKTACIPWERKIKEVESHFGSSVASYFIFLRWMYGLNLVLFGLMFGLVVLPEVMMGLPYGSIPRKTVPRAQQAKAMDYSVLLDFGGYCKYSVLFYGYYNDERTIGLLQFRLPLSYLLVGVGIFGCSLMVVIRTMARNSDEGGDGGDDGQFTFTFKMFTSWDYLIGNPETADNKYASITTSFKESIVDEQENQKDENIHLRRFLRVLANLFILCSLGGSGFLIYFVVKRSQDFAKLDQNTLSWYEKNEVEVVMSLLGLVCPPLFETIAELEEYHPRIALKWQLGRIFALFLGNLYTFLFALFDDVNEKLEQEKYIKNATIWGLKEYYANYSTFHNTTDIPPPEIPPADVIRGPCWETDVGIEFVKLTVSDIQVTYLTILIGDFVRAVIVRFLNYCWCWDLEAGFPSYGEFDISGNVLGLIFNQGMIWMGAFYAPGLVGLNVLRLLSSMYYQCWAVMSCNVPHERVFKASKSNNFYMGLLLLVLFLSLLPVVYTIMTLPPSSDCGPFSGRAQMYDVVMETIEKDLPAFIGNIFTYATNPGLIIPAVLLMVLAIYYLNATSKNYQNANLELKRKMQMARDEEKNRRNNKESTNQVMHDLVGLLPNRSLIPPPAEEAPPPDNMSEKGSKFPKVAKRPGAADNVKGVNLQKDVSLAAPNSRAAVTRPPGPRVPPGNARGPPPGPGRGRGRGAPPPKC